The following are encoded in a window of Cuculus canorus isolate bCucCan1 chromosome 39, bCucCan1.pri, whole genome shotgun sequence genomic DNA:
- the LOC128850178 gene encoding meiotic recombination protein REC8 homolog, translated as MAPPPRPTAPPELPSVEILREVLEPSLVTLPSSELTLEVVEEEPRPWVPSLEERAPPPLDLEALRRRVALGVRQPEGTELGALLPHGASRSLAARLFALCLALCASAQVSLFQPRPFGPIALRSGPRGPPPL; from the exons ATGGCGCCACCGCCGCGCCCCACGGCGCCTCCAGAGCTGCCCAGCGTGGAG attctgCGGGAAGTGCTGGAGCCGAGCCTGGTGACGCTGCCCTCCTCTG AGCTGAcgctggaggtggtggaggaggaacCGAGGCCGTGGGTGCCCTCCCTGGAGGAGAG agCTCCGCCCCCCCTGGACCTGGAGGCGCTGAGGAG gcgGGTGGCGCTGGGGGTGCGGCAGCCGGAGGGGACGGAGCTGGGGGCGCTGCTGCCCCACGGCGCCTCGCGCAGCCTCGCCGCGCGCCTCTTCGCCCTCTGCCTCG cgcTGTGTGCGTCGGCGCAGGTGTCTCTGTTCCAGCCCCGCCCCTTCGGGCCGATCGCGCTGCGCTCGGGGCCGCGCGGGCCCCCCCCGCTCTGA
- the LOC128850136 gene encoding importin-4-like: MEAVRKEEGAPAAAAALEALGKGLGPQTPPDLRGPIARLLADTILGKLLVLAGDGLVALQVGEGLLRELLPVLLDGLRPCRAVGRRCWSSGLLALLCPTLGGPEGLRVGPALGGALRDTEPSVRANALCAVGRLPLWAPGRALVLRALCEEGPGRVRDNACAALVRNWEHWESPEALGLLLRALPISEDLEEESPVLEGLLRLHRGHPHALWPHAAELPRACANAVGSDRLSPELREALLSLLREVWGGCPTAFQEGLHRLPHGEAQRLRQALEAVGP; this comes from the exons ATGGAGGCGGTACGGAAGGAAGAAGGGGCGCCCGCGGCCGCCGCGGCGCTGGAGGCGTTGGGGAAAGGATTGGGACCCCAAACGCCCCCCGACTTACGCGGCCCCATCGCCCGCCTGCTCGCCGACACCATCCTGGGCAAG ctgctggtgctggcGGGGGATGGGCTGGTGGCGCTGCAGGTGGGGGAGGGGCTGCTGCGGGAGCTGCTGCCCGTGCTGCTGGACGGACTG CGCCCGTGCCGCGCCGTGGGTCGCCGCTGTTGGTCGTCGGGGCTGCTGGcgctgctctgccccacacttgggggtcCGGAGGGGCTCCGCGTGGGCCCCGCGCtggggggggccctgagggACACCGAACCCTCCGTGAGAGCCAACGCCCTCTGCGCCGTGGGGCGCCTCCCCCT TTGGGCTCCGGGCCGAGCGTTGGTGCTCCGAGCGCTGTGCGAGGAGGGACCGGGAAGGGTGAGGGACAACGCCTGCGCGGCACTGGTGcggaactgggagcactgggagagcccTGAG GCGCTGGGGCTGTTGCTGCGGGCGCTGCCGATCTCGGAGGACCTCGAGGAGGAATCGCCGGTGCTGGAGGGGCTCCTGCGGCTGCACCGGGGGCACCCGCACGCG ctgtgGCCCCACGCGGCCGAGCTGCCCCGGGCCTGCGCCAACGCCGTGGGGAGCGACCGCCTGAGCCCGG AGCTGCGGGAGGCGCTGCTGTCGCTGCTGCGCGAGGTGTGGGgcggctgccccacagcgttCCAGGAGGGGCTCCACCGCCTGCCCCACGGCGAGGCCCAGCGCCTGCGCCAGGCCCTG GAGGCGGTGGGGCCGTGa